One genomic segment of Gottschalkia acidurici 9a includes these proteins:
- a CDS encoding DUF6530 family protein — protein MKIPTNLKHKPVIVSENYENVDGRYAYNTDTKGLSLGLAQWNDRGKVDISAKVWRHTGDKWSRQSEELPLHRVLDLAILVCRAKLHFRESYKHEKLYDIENPIIDRVGLQGDAMTVAVCTENEKIDEDIQLFNQALSDDDELMGERLRTLSRILKEMGY, from the coding sequence ATGAAAATACCAACTAATTTAAAACATAAACCGGTTATAGTGTCAGAAAACTATGAAAACGTTGATGGAAGATATGCATATAACACGGATACAAAAGGTCTTTCACTAGGACTTGCTCAATGGAATGATAGAGGAAAGGTAGATATTTCGGCTAAAGTATGGAGACACACAGGAGATAAATGGTCTAGACAATCAGAGGAGTTACCACTTCATAGAGTACTTGACCTTGCAATACTTGTTTGTAGAGCAAAGCTTCACTTTAGAGAATCATATAAACATGAAAAACTATATGATATAGAAAATCCTATTATAGATAGAGTAGGGCTTCAAGGAGATGCTATGACAGTAGCTGTATGTACTGAAAATGAAAAGATTGATGAAGATATTCAACTGTTTAATCAAGCCCTTAGTGATGATGATGAACTTATGGGAGAAAGACTACGTACGTTATCAAGAATATTAAAAGAAATGGGATATTAA
- a CDS encoding biotin transporter BioY, with protein MKINTRDMILISMFAALTAIGAQLRIPTEPIPFTLQVLFCMYSGILLGSKKGAFSQILYVLLGLAGLPIFAEGNGGPSIIISPTFGYLLGFIACAYVSGKITENFKDVNIFKIALATVSGLLVVYIVAVPYLYLILTKVMNSPTTLNGVVKTGFLAFLGQDLVKCAIVSATSVLIIPALRKSGYLEVKKEAVH; from the coding sequence ATGAAAATAAATACAAGAGATATGATACTTATATCTATGTTTGCTGCTCTCACAGCTATAGGTGCACAATTAAGGATACCAACAGAGCCAATACCATTTACGTTACAAGTACTATTTTGTATGTATTCGGGAATATTATTAGGATCTAAAAAAGGAGCTTTTTCTCAAATATTATATGTATTACTAGGACTTGCTGGACTTCCTATCTTTGCAGAAGGAAATGGTGGCCCTTCAATTATAATTAGCCCTACATTTGGTTACTTACTAGGATTTATAGCTTGTGCATATGTTTCAGGTAAGATTACAGAGAACTTTAAGGACGTGAACATTTTTAAGATAGCTTTGGCAACAGTGTCAGGCTTATTAGTAGTTTATATAGTTGCAGTACCTTACCTTTACTTAATCTTAACTAAAGTAATGAATAGTCCTACAACACTTAACGGAGTAGTAAAAACAGGATTTTTAGCATTCTTAGGTCAGGATTTAGTGAAGTGTGCTATAGTTTCAGCTACTTCAGTATTAATAATTCCAGCACTAAGAAAATCAGGATACTTAGAAGTGAAAAAGGAAGCTGTACATTAA
- the modA gene encoding molybdate ABC transporter substrate-binding protein, with translation MKNIKRLLSLLMVFVLSFALIACNSAPKEGTEEQGNTTEQQDQKKEAKELTISAAASLTEALDEISAELEKDENIKLVPNYGSSGALQKQIEEGAPADAFISAGQKQMDALEEKNLIVKDSRLDLLKNKLVLIVPKDNKDGIKTINDVVDKNLQIALAETETVPVGQYSKEALTNLGLWDKIKTENIIQSKDVSEVLKHVDDGNVAAGIVYSSDVFRAKNSEQVQVFDESLHKPIVYPAAIIESSKEKETAKIFLDYLKTDKSKTILEKYGFIIFE, from the coding sequence ATGAAAAATATAAAAAGACTATTATCTTTGCTTATGGTGTTTGTTTTAAGCTTTGCACTTATAGCTTGTAATAGTGCACCGAAAGAGGGAACGGAAGAACAAGGAAACACTACAGAGCAACAAGATCAAAAGAAAGAGGCAAAAGAACTTACTATAAGTGCAGCAGCTAGTTTAACAGAAGCATTAGATGAAATATCAGCAGAACTTGAAAAGGATGAAAACATAAAGCTAGTACCTAACTATGGATCATCAGGAGCGCTTCAAAAACAAATAGAAGAAGGTGCACCAGCAGATGCGTTTATATCAGCTGGACAAAAACAAATGGATGCACTAGAAGAAAAGAACCTAATAGTAAAAGATAGTAGATTAGACTTATTAAAAAATAAATTAGTTTTAATAGTACCTAAAGACAATAAAGATGGTATAAAAACTATAAATGATGTTGTAGATAAAAACTTACAAATAGCATTAGCGGAGACAGAAACGGTACCGGTAGGTCAATATTCAAAAGAAGCGTTAACTAACTTAGGATTATGGGATAAGATAAAAACTGAAAATATAATACAATCTAAAGATGTTAGTGAAGTATTAAAACATGTTGATGATGGAAACGTTGCAGCAGGTATAGTTTATAGTTCAGATGTATTTAGAGCAAAAAATAGTGAACAAGTACAAGTATTTGATGAAAGCTTACACAAACCAATAGTTTATCCAGCGGCTATTATAGAATCAAGTAAAGAAAAAGAAACGGCTAAAATATTTTTAGATTACTTAAAAACAGACAAATCTAAGACAATACTTGAAAAGTATGGATTTATTATCTTTGAATAA
- a CDS encoding winged helix-turn-helix domain-containing protein, with amino-acid sequence MKVKTKIWLEEKDQIIFGQGPRELLVRTKEYGSLSKAASSMRMSYSKAWNLIDRIEDVLGYKLLEKKQVVLQEEARPLQKKVKSL; translated from the coding sequence ATGAAAGTAAAGACTAAAATTTGGCTAGAAGAAAAAGATCAAATAATTTTTGGACAAGGCCCAAGAGAATTACTAGTTAGAACTAAGGAATATGGATCGTTAAGTAAAGCGGCATCGTCTATGAGAATGTCATATAGTAAAGCTTGGAATCTTATAGATAGAATAGAAGATGTATTAGGTTATAAGCTTCTAGAAAAAAAGCAGGTGGTGCTTCAGGAGGAAGCTCGACCCTTACAGAAAAAGGTGAAATCTTTATAG
- a CDS encoding PAS domain-containing sensor histidine kinase has protein sequence MNTITALTLVVSFTIICVILLAHLTEKNRILKEKIEERERAEKKVKSSTQRYQAIFENSVLGITITDKDGTILQVNDKWLNMMGYKREEVLNKNIINFIAEDNKHADTELINKLMKDMVESYDLERKYVRSDGRVFWGHLFMTTIDDKDNDEKVKLGMVQDITNRKLDEEVLKRSEQRFRSIITQVASGISNTENSDKSSLYEDDLKDIENIVDRKNKLSLKLEEINIELERMFKKELDENKKKEALIIHQARLAAMGEMVGNIAHQWRQPLNNLGLIISNIQDAYEYNELNKHYLSTSVERCRNLISKMSDTIDDFRDFLNPNNKKEKFSIRESILTVIYLLEENLKFNNVKVELSGLESVSGYGYSNQYLQAVFNIINNSIDALVSSNKKDKYILINISENSEMVIVDFKDNGIGLSKDIEEKIFDIYFTTKDSSKGTGLGLYITKTIIENNMRGKVEIIDVNEGADIRVAIPKIKEENIKDE, from the coding sequence ATGAATACAATTACAGCATTAACATTAGTAGTATCATTTACAATAATATGTGTTATACTTCTAGCACACCTTACAGAGAAAAATAGAATATTGAAAGAGAAAATAGAAGAGAGGGAAAGGGCGGAAAAGAAAGTTAAAAGTAGCACTCAAAGATATCAGGCTATATTTGAAAACTCAGTGCTTGGAATAACTATAACTGACAAGGATGGAACGATATTACAAGTAAATGATAAATGGCTGAATATGATGGGGTATAAACGCGAGGAAGTACTAAATAAAAATATAATCAACTTTATAGCTGAGGATAATAAACATGCAGATACAGAACTTATAAATAAATTGATGAAGGATATGGTAGAAAGCTACGATCTTGAAAGAAAGTATGTAAGAAGTGATGGTCGAGTATTTTGGGGACATCTGTTTATGACTACCATAGATGATAAAGATAATGATGAAAAAGTAAAACTAGGAATGGTGCAAGATATTACTAATAGAAAACTAGATGAAGAAGTATTGAAAAGAAGTGAACAGAGATTTAGAAGTATAATAACTCAAGTGGCTTCAGGAATTTCGAATACAGAAAATAGTGATAAATCTAGTTTATATGAAGATGACCTTAAAGATATAGAAAATATAGTAGATAGAAAAAACAAGCTTTCTCTTAAATTAGAAGAAATAAATATAGAATTGGAACGAATGTTTAAAAAAGAGCTAGATGAAAATAAAAAGAAAGAAGCACTAATAATTCATCAAGCAAGATTAGCAGCAATGGGAGAGATGGTAGGAAATATAGCTCATCAATGGAGACAACCCTTGAACAATTTGGGACTTATAATATCTAATATACAAGATGCATATGAGTATAATGAACTAAATAAGCATTACTTAAGTACTTCGGTAGAAAGATGTAGAAATCTAATATCTAAGATGTCAGATACTATAGATGATTTTAGAGATTTCCTAAATCCAAATAACAAAAAAGAAAAATTCTCTATACGAGAAAGTATCTTAACAGTAATATATTTACTCGAAGAAAATTTAAAGTTTAATAACGTTAAAGTAGAATTAAGTGGTCTAGAATCTGTAAGCGGATATGGATATTCAAATCAATATTTACAAGCTGTATTTAATATAATAAATAATTCTATAGATGCTCTGGTATCATCTAATAAAAAAGATAAATATATATTAATAAATATATCAGAAAATTCTGAAATGGTGATAGTAGACTTTAAAGACAATGGAATAGGACTAAGTAAAGATATAGAAGAAAAGATATTTGATATATATTTTACTACGAAAGATAGCTCTAAGGGTACAGGATTAGGACTTTATATAACTAAAACTATAATTGAAAATAATATGCGTGGAAAAGTGGAAATAATAGATGTAAATGAAGGTGCAGATATAAGAGTAGCTATTCCTAAAATCAAGGAGGAAAACATCAAAGATGAATAA
- a CDS encoding Na-translocating system protein MpsC family protein produces MNNKDKSLLQNLKLLYVEDEEITRQELAKIIKRRAGKLFIAKNGIEGIESFKKNTPDIVVTDLRMPNMDGLEMVRKIREIDKECRIIIISALSDSQSILEAVDIGIVKYLVKPVNTQELISTMENLASDILKNKLNGTVVNNRMFLDKETKHELEEKIKREVALFIKTYSGKGPKNINVFISGNQIEIKANETLTLFEITLISNNNNNSLVEYNRKLFYEENIGLLEKTIADIIYTNVHLKEINIDSRGNTDTIVFYFD; encoded by the coding sequence ATGAATAATAAAGACAAGAGCCTATTGCAAAATTTAAAATTATTATATGTAGAAGACGAAGAAATTACTAGACAAGAGTTGGCTAAAATTATAAAAAGAAGAGCAGGAAAGCTATTTATAGCTAAAAATGGGATAGAGGGTATAGAGAGTTTTAAAAAAAACACCCCAGATATAGTAGTTACAGATTTGAGAATGCCTAATATGGATGGATTAGAAATGGTTAGAAAGATAAGAGAAATAGATAAGGAATGTAGGATTATAATAATATCTGCACTCTCAGATAGTCAGAGTATATTAGAAGCTGTAGATATTGGTATAGTAAAATATCTAGTAAAACCAGTGAATACTCAGGAACTTATATCTACTATGGAAAATTTAGCATCTGATATATTAAAAAACAAGTTAAATGGGACTGTGGTAAATAATAGGATGTTTTTAGACAAGGAAACTAAACATGAGCTAGAAGAAAAGATAAAAAGAGAAGTAGCATTATTTATAAAAACATATTCAGGAAAAGGGCCTAAGAATATAAATGTATTTATATCAGGAAATCAAATAGAAATAAAAGCTAATGAAACTCTTACGTTGTTTGAAATTACTCTTATTTCTAATAATAATAATAACTCTTTAGTAGAATATAACAGAAAATTATTTTATGAAGAAAATATAGGCTTACTTGAAAAAACAATAGCGGATATTATATATACAAATGTGCATTTGAAAGAAATTAACATAGACTCTAGAGGAAATACAGATACTATAGTGTTTTATTTTGACTAG
- a CDS encoding dipeptidase: MIFDGHADIWIDVADYRKKGMKDVFKNRHLDKFKSGNINGGIFVIWIDPYNTDDSKKRLIEIMEYTSTEIIENREIFKVVKDGNDLDIGLRENKMPIVMGIEGLKCIEENIDMINLLYMYGIRHASLTWNEENRLATGVNGRKDRGLTKLGFEAIKKMERMGMIIDVSHANEKTFWDIYNNTRKPFIASHSNCISICNCPRNLTNNQIKAIGERNGVIGINIYRDFIHVDSDKQNIHEMINHIEYIINLIGIDHIGFGFDFCEYLEEYDNEINISGVENASKVQNIIEQLRYRGFSQNDIEKISYKNFERVIKEVLV; the protein is encoded by the coding sequence ATGATATTTGACGGACATGCCGACATATGGATAGATGTAGCTGATTATAGAAAAAAAGGGATGAAGGATGTATTCAAAAATAGACATTTAGATAAATTTAAAAGTGGGAATATAAATGGAGGTATATTTGTTATATGGATAGACCCATATAACACTGATGATTCTAAAAAAAGATTAATAGAAATAATGGAGTATACTTCTACTGAGATAATAGAAAATAGAGAAATATTTAAAGTAGTTAAAGACGGTAACGATCTAGATATAGGATTAAGAGAAAACAAAATGCCTATAGTTATGGGGATTGAAGGATTAAAGTGCATAGAAGAAAACATAGATATGATAAATCTGTTATATATGTATGGGATAAGACACGCATCACTTACTTGGAATGAGGAAAATAGACTAGCAACAGGTGTTAATGGTAGAAAAGATAGAGGACTCACTAAATTAGGATTTGAAGCTATCAAGAAAATGGAGAGAATGGGTATGATAATAGATGTTTCTCATGCAAATGAAAAGACATTTTGGGATATATATAATAATACTAGAAAACCATTTATAGCTTCTCATTCAAACTGCATATCTATTTGCAATTGTCCAAGAAACCTTACTAACAATCAGATAAAAGCCATAGGAGAAAGAAATGGAGTAATAGGAATAAACATATATAGGGATTTTATTCATGTAGATAGTGATAAACAAAATATACATGAGATGATAAATCATATAGAATATATAATAAATTTGATTGGTATAGATCATATAGGATTTGGATTTGACTTCTGTGAATACTTAGAAGAATATGATAATGAGATAAATATATCAGGAGTAGAAAATGCATCAAAGGTACAAAATATTATAGAACAACTTAGATATAGAGGATTTAGCCAAAATGATATAGAAAAAATAAGCTATAAAAACTTTGAAAGGGTTATAAAAGAAGTATTAGTATGA
- the dnaX gene encoding DNA polymerase III subunit gamma/tau, whose amino-acid sequence MSYKAIYRKFRPRVFDDVLGQEHITTILKNQILNDNIAHAYLFSGTRGTGKTSTARILARAINCIDNKDGNPCNTCEVCEEILDESIMDIVEIDAASNNSVEDIRELRENSKYPPSKCRYKVYIVDEVHMLSKGAFNALLKVLEEPPKHLIFILATTEPQKLPATIISRCQRYDFKRVSIEDIVKNMKDICLEIDVNIEEKALYLIARNSDGAMRDALSILDQCISFIDGEITYDYILSTLGIVNNDLMFEIVNGIIDNDIDNVLNFIDTIVQNGIDINQFIKDMILHFRNLMISKTSSNSENTIDGSQEFIHQLKVQSEKIDLNTIITFLNILSEAETKSKWSTQPRVILEVSVIKMMETPVSLDIGSLVNRINKLEEQLKNGNIQISQNKRIEKKENKSTSVKGIENKKEEVNSTKVKYTSSTNIDYETVSSEWSNILNTIKKKKIGLHALIMEGKLSKFKNNIITLSFGEGFAFHRDALEKKKTKNL is encoded by the coding sequence ATGTCTTATAAAGCAATATATAGAAAGTTTAGACCTAGAGTTTTTGATGATGTTCTAGGACAAGAGCATATTACTACAATACTCAAGAATCAAATATTAAATGACAATATAGCCCACGCCTATCTATTCTCAGGAACTAGAGGAACGGGAAAGACATCTACGGCTAGAATACTGGCAAGGGCTATAAACTGTATAGATAACAAGGACGGTAATCCTTGCAATACTTGTGAAGTATGTGAAGAAATACTAGATGAAAGTATAATGGATATAGTCGAAATTGATGCTGCATCTAATAATAGTGTAGAAGATATAAGAGAGCTTAGAGAAAACTCTAAGTATCCACCTTCTAAGTGTAGATATAAGGTATATATAGTAGACGAGGTTCATATGCTTTCTAAAGGTGCGTTTAATGCCTTGCTGAAAGTTTTAGAAGAGCCACCGAAACATCTTATATTCATATTGGCCACTACAGAACCACAAAAGCTACCAGCAACTATAATATCTAGATGTCAAAGATATGACTTCAAAAGGGTTTCAATAGAAGACATAGTTAAAAATATGAAGGATATATGCCTAGAGATAGATGTAAATATAGAAGAAAAAGCACTTTATCTTATAGCAAGAAATTCAGATGGAGCTATGAGAGATGCTTTAAGTATATTAGATCAATGTATCTCGTTTATAGATGGAGAAATAACATACGATTATATATTGTCTACATTAGGGATAGTAAATAATGACTTAATGTTTGAGATAGTAAATGGTATAATAGACAATGATATAGATAACGTATTAAACTTTATAGATACGATAGTACAAAATGGAATAGACATAAATCAATTTATAAAAGATATGATACTTCACTTTAGAAATTTAATGATATCTAAAACATCATCGAATTCAGAAAATACTATAGATGGATCTCAAGAGTTTATACATCAGCTGAAAGTTCAGTCAGAGAAGATAGACTTAAATACAATTATTACTTTTCTAAATATATTATCAGAGGCAGAAACAAAGAGTAAATGGTCAACTCAACCTAGAGTTATATTAGAAGTGAGTGTAATAAAGATGATGGAGACACCAGTAAGTTTAGATATAGGTAGTCTAGTAAATAGAATAAATAAGTTAGAAGAACAATTGAAGAATGGAAATATACAAATATCTCAAAATAAAAGAATAGAGAAAAAAGAAAATAAAAGTACAAGTGTAAAAGGAATTGAGAACAAGAAAGAAGAAGTAAATAGTACAAAGGTGAAATACACTAGTTCAACAAATATAGATTATGAGACAGTATCATCAGAGTGGAGTAATATACTAAATACTATTAAGAAAAAGAAAATAGGGCTTCACGCACTCATAATGGAAGGAAAGCTATCAAAGTTTAAAAACAATATAATAACTTTATCATTTGGAGAAGGATTTGCATTTCATAGAGATGCATTAGAAAAAAAGAAAACAAAGAATCTATAG
- the modB gene encoding molybdate ABC transporter permease subunit — protein sequence MFSIITISLKIAIIATIVVLILGITLAKLLTKYDFRGKDIIETIFLLPMILPPSVVGYALLIVIGKRGFVGKFLLDVFDYQLIFTWVAGCIAAAVVSFPLMYQNCKSAFLSIDKNIEDAAKSLGANKWQVFTKVTLPLASKGILNGLVLTFARALGEFGATLMVAGNIPGKTQNIPLAIYFAVETGKTSLANTLVLIEVIFSFAVVYGVNFWIKKKGTY from the coding sequence ATGTTTAGTATAATAACTATATCATTAAAAATTGCAATAATCGCAACAATAGTAGTTCTAATATTAGGGATCACATTAGCAAAACTATTAACAAAATATGACTTTAGAGGAAAGGATATAATAGAAACTATATTCTTACTGCCAATGATATTGCCACCTTCGGTTGTAGGATACGCACTACTAATTGTTATAGGAAAAAGAGGATTTGTAGGGAAATTCCTACTAGACGTATTTGATTATCAACTTATATTTACTTGGGTTGCTGGATGTATAGCCGCAGCGGTAGTGTCATTCCCATTAATGTATCAAAATTGTAAAAGTGCTTTCTTAAGTATAGATAAAAATATAGAAGATGCGGCAAAAAGTTTAGGTGCTAACAAATGGCAGGTATTTACCAAAGTAACTTTACCTTTAGCCTCAAAAGGTATTTTAAATGGACTAGTACTAACATTTGCAAGAGCCTTAGGAGAGTTTGGAGCAACGCTTATGGTTGCAGGAAATATACCTGGTAAAACTCAAAATATACCATTAGCTATATACTTTGCAGTAGAAACGGGAAAAACATCACTTGCTAATACATTGGTTCTTATAGAAGTAATATTCAGCTTCGCGGTAGTTTATGGTGTGAACTTCTGGATAAAGAAAAAGGGCACTTATTAA
- a CDS encoding cytochrome c biogenesis CcdA family protein, with amino-acid sequence MIGSEVSLFIAFGAGFLSFLSPCILPLIPAYIMYITGCSNEYDIKNKKLFTLIRTIGFVIGFTLIFMVMGSSASFLGKIFIRNKDIFSKLSGIIISVFGLYLMGFINFKFLNIEKRISAPKNMNNWFSSILMGMAFAAGWTPCFGPVLGSILFYAGSSATVSKGTLLLLVYSVGMAVPFILTALFTDIFNKFLIRAGWFLKYIPKISGLVMFIFGILVFFNKVVVISNLFI; translated from the coding sequence ATGATTGGAAGTGAAGTTTCTCTTTTTATAGCTTTTGGAGCTGGATTTTTATCTTTCTTATCTCCATGTATATTACCTCTAATACCCGCTTATATAATGTATATTACTGGTTGTAGCAATGAATATGATATTAAAAATAAGAAGTTATTTACTCTGATTAGAACAATTGGTTTTGTTATAGGATTTACATTGATCTTTATGGTTATGGGATCCTCAGCTAGCTTTTTAGGAAAGATTTTCATAAGAAATAAAGATATCTTTTCTAAGTTAAGTGGTATTATAATATCTGTTTTTGGATTGTACTTAATGGGATTTATAAATTTTAAGTTTTTAAATATAGAGAAAAGAATCTCTGCGCCTAAAAATATGAATAACTGGTTTAGTTCAATCCTTATGGGAATGGCTTTTGCAGCTGGATGGACTCCTTGTTTTGGTCCCGTGCTCGGCTCTATATTATTTTATGCAGGGTCATCTGCTACAGTTTCAAAAGGAACTCTCCTTTTACTAGTATATTCTGTAGGAATGGCTGTCCCTTTTATACTCACAGCTCTGTTTACAGATATCTTTAATAAATTTTTAATAAGAGCAGGATGGTTTCTAAAGTATATTCCTAAGATAAGTGGACTTGTTATGTTTATATTTGGAATTCTCGTATTTTTTAATAAAGTTGTAGTTATAAGCAATTTGTTCATTTAA
- the bioB gene encoding biotin synthase BioB: MKNFINQIKNKVLEGSNIDYKEALKLISIDNGDIDNLKLLLDGADQIREKYNGDKVDMCSIMNAKSGKCSEDCKFCAQSGHYTTGINEYSLINYDEAYQRVSEMEQKGVDRFSLVTSGKGVTDEEFSNLLDIYGKLNENTNISLCASHGVISYEQAKKLKDTGINMYHHNIETSKNYYNEICTTHSYEERVGTIRNIKSAGMEVCCGVIIGMGESIEDRLNMMFEIRDLEVDSIPVNVLNPIKGTPLENLEILEPMEILKTIAVYRYIVPKSHIRYAGGRNALRDKQNVGLRGGANALLVGDYLTTIGSNIDDDKKMILGEGLIY; this comes from the coding sequence ATGAAAAATTTTATAAATCAAATTAAAAACAAAGTATTAGAAGGTAGTAATATAGACTATAAGGAAGCGTTGAAGCTTATAAGTATAGATAATGGTGACATAGATAACTTAAAATTGTTACTGGATGGAGCAGATCAAATAAGAGAAAAATATAATGGTGATAAAGTAGACATGTGTAGTATAATGAATGCTAAATCAGGGAAATGTTCTGAAGACTGTAAATTCTGTGCCCAATCAGGTCATTATACTACAGGAATAAATGAATATTCATTAATAAATTATGATGAGGCATATCAGAGGGTTAGCGAAATGGAGCAAAAGGGAGTCGATAGATTTTCACTAGTTACAAGTGGAAAAGGAGTAACGGACGAAGAATTTAGTAATCTACTAGACATTTATGGAAAGTTGAATGAAAACACCAATATAAGTTTATGTGCTTCTCATGGAGTAATATCATATGAACAGGCTAAGAAATTAAAGGATACTGGAATTAATATGTATCATCATAATATAGAAACTAGTAAGAATTATTATAATGAAATATGTACCACTCATTCTTATGAGGAAAGAGTGGGAACTATAAGAAATATAAAGAGTGCTGGAATGGAAGTTTGTTGTGGTGTAATTATTGGTATGGGAGAAAGTATAGAAGATAGATTAAATATGATGTTTGAGATAAGAGACTTAGAAGTAGATTCTATTCCAGTAAATGTACTTAATCCTATAAAAGGTACTCCATTAGAGAATCTAGAAATACTAGAGCCTATGGAGATATTGAAAACTATAGCAGTATACAGATATATAGTTCCAAAATCTCATATAAGGTATGCGGGAGGGAGAAACGCATTAAGAGATAAACAAAATGTTGGATTAAGAGGAGGAGCTAATGCTCTACTGGTAGGAGACTACTTAACTACCATAGGAAGCAATATAGATGATGATAAGAAGATGATTTTAGGGGAAGGGTTAATATATTAA
- a CDS encoding GIY-YIG nuclease family protein, translating into MGIVIIKSSTDNKCYIEGTQNLRSTMNRAKFQLNLGNHPIKQLQEDWNQYGEEKFTVEIFEKLEYDKDESKVDYKDDLDLLLMICEEKLSKKNIEFYKK; encoded by the coding sequence ATGGGAATAGTTATTATTAAGTCTAGTACTGATAATAAATGTTATATTGAAGGGACTCAAAATCTGAGAAGCACTATGAATCGTGCTAAGTTTCAATTGAATCTTGGGAATCATCCTATCAAGCAACTACAAGAGGATTGGAATCAGTATGGTGAAGAAAAGTTCACTGTTGAAATATTTGAGAAGCTTGAGTATGACAAGGACGAGTCAAAAGTGGATTACAAGGATGATCTAGATTTGCTACTAATGATTTGTGAAGAAAAATTGTCAAAGAAAAATATTGAGTTTTATAAAAAATAA
- a CDS encoding TlpA family protein disulfide reductase produces the protein MSRKILIILSLTLISLVLVVGCSKKESSSDKNSDKNVSTENEINDKSNNLSSENDSNENSNDIVVGEAAPNFTLKDLDGNDVSLKDYRDKIVLINFWATTCGYCREEMPYLQKISSENEDLVVLSVDVMEDKPTVNKFIKENGYTFPVLLDEDGKVASTYLVSGFPTAYFIDKDGTLLGRKVGFMDYDQMNSILKDIRENTLKVGE, from the coding sequence ATGAGTAGAAAAATTTTAATTATTTTATCTTTAACTTTAATATCTTTAGTTTTAGTAGTAGGATGTTCAAAGAAAGAATCTAGCAGCGATAAAAATTCAGATAAAAATGTGTCTACAGAAAATGAGATCAATGATAAGAGTAACAACTTGAGTTCTGAAAATGACTCTAATGAAAATAGTAACGATATAGTAGTTGGAGAAGCCGCACCTAATTTTACTCTTAAAGATCTTGATGGGAATGATGTCTCTCTTAAGGACTATAGAGATAAGATAGTTCTTATAAATTTCTGGGCTACAACTTGCGGATATTGCCGTGAAGAAATGCCCTATTTGCAAAAAATAAGCTCTGAAAATGAAGATCTAGTGGTATTATCTGTAGACGTTATGGAAGATAAACCTACTGTAAACAAATTCATCAAAGAAAACGGTTATACTTTTCCTGTACTTCTTGATGAAGATGGTAAAGTTGCAAGTACTTATTTAGTTAGTGGTTTTCCTACAGCCTATTTTATAGATAAAGATGGTACTTTGTTAGGACGTAAAGTTGGGTTTATGGACTATGATCAGATGAATAGTATCCTTAAAGATATAAGAGAAAACACTTTAAAAGTTGGAGAGTAG